In the Flavobacterium pallidum genome, one interval contains:
- a CDS encoding L,D-transpeptidase family protein: MKFAKMLMYALITITCCAAIYYFWPEKKLPAGTVIDSLVVYKSERQLLAYSDGNLIKTYAISLGKNPIGHKVFEGDMKTPEGTYTINAKNANSGYHKNLGVSYPNDLDCAVAKRIGKSPGGDIKIHGIRNGRGYIGKFHRWTDWTHGCIAVTDEEIDELFDAVAIGTSIEIKP, encoded by the coding sequence ATGAAATTTGCAAAAATGCTGATGTACGCGCTCATAACGATCACTTGCTGTGCTGCCATCTACTATTTCTGGCCGGAAAAGAAACTTCCTGCCGGCACTGTAATCGACTCGTTAGTGGTCTATAAATCCGAAAGGCAGCTACTCGCCTACTCTGACGGCAATCTCATAAAAACCTACGCAATTTCATTGGGTAAAAATCCTATCGGGCATAAGGTTTTTGAAGGCGACATGAAAACACCCGAAGGGACTTACACCATCAATGCCAAAAATGCAAACAGCGGCTATCATAAGAATTTAGGTGTATCCTATCCCAATGACCTCGACTGTGCCGTCGCGAAAAGGATCGGAAAATCGCCGGGTGGTGATATTAAGATCCACGGCATCAGGAATGGCCGCGGTTATATCGGGAAATTCCATCGCTGGACCGATTGGACCCATGGTTGCATCGCTGTAACGGATGAGGAAATTGATGAGTTGTTTGATGCCGTAGCGATTGGAACTTCGATTGAGATAAAGCCGTGA
- a CDS encoding DUF4197 domain-containing protein, whose protein sequence is MRKILLLLLVCPIVGNAQLKGILKKASDKVESVTKGNGAVDIGAGLKEALNKGVTEQVSKLTAVDGFYKNEAVKILMPEELQKVDKTLRKMGMASLADEGILALNRAAEDAVKEATPIFVSAIKNININDAKSILMGNDNAATLYLQSETTTPLYAKFNPVVKQSIGKVGADIIWASIIKKYNSIPLVTKVNPDINDYVTNKALEGVFKMITVEEKNIRNNLGSRTSDLLRKVFAMQDNK, encoded by the coding sequence ATGAGAAAAATACTGCTCTTGCTACTGGTTTGCCCCATCGTCGGCAATGCACAATTGAAAGGAATACTGAAGAAGGCTTCTGATAAGGTCGAATCGGTGACCAAAGGAAACGGCGCAGTCGATATCGGTGCCGGGCTTAAGGAAGCTTTGAACAAGGGCGTTACCGAGCAGGTTTCGAAACTCACCGCCGTCGACGGTTTTTACAAAAATGAAGCAGTAAAAATCCTCATGCCCGAAGAATTGCAGAAAGTCGATAAAACGTTGCGTAAAATGGGCATGGCCAGTCTCGCCGACGAAGGCATACTCGCCCTGAACCGCGCCGCTGAAGACGCTGTAAAAGAGGCCACCCCGATATTTGTCAGCGCTATTAAAAACATCAATATCAACGATGCTAAAAGCATCCTGATGGGCAATGATAACGCCGCAACGTTGTACCTTCAGTCAGAAACCACCACGCCTTTGTATGCGAAATTCAATCCCGTGGTAAAGCAATCTATCGGCAAAGTGGGTGCCGATATAATCTGGGCGTCGATCATAAAGAAATACAACAGCATTCCACTGGTCACTAAAGTCAATCCAGATATTAACGATTATGTGACCAATAAAGCGCTCGAAGGTGTTTTCAAAATGATTACAGTTGAAGAGAAGAATATCCGT